In a genomic window of Rhinoraja longicauda isolate Sanriku21f chromosome 23, sRhiLon1.1, whole genome shotgun sequence:
- the atp6v1f gene encoding V-type proton ATPase subunit F has product MAGRGKLIAVLGDEDTCTGFLLGGIGELNKNRKPNFLVVEKETSVAEIEETFKSFLNRDDIGIILINQYIAEMIRHVIDAHTLSIPAVLEIPSKEHPYDASKDSILRRAKGMFSTDDFR; this is encoded by the exons ATGGCGGGCCGGGGCAAACTGATCGCAGTGCTGGGGGACGAGGACACCTGCACCGGATTCCTGCTCGGCGGCATCGGCGAGCTCAACAAGAACCGCAAGCCCAACTTTCTGGTGGTGGAGAAGGAGACGAGTGTGGCGGAAATTGAGGAGACTTTCAA AAGTTTCTTGAATCGAGATGACATTGGGATCATTCTGATCAATCAATACATTGCGGAGATGATTCGGCACGTCATTGATGCACATACATTATCGATTCCTGCTGTGCTGGAGATCCCATCGAAGGAGCACCCATACGATGCTTCTAAAGACTCCATCCTGCGGCGTGCCAAAGGAATGTTCAGTACTGATGACTTCCGGTAG